In Cryptomeria japonica chromosome 10, Sugi_1.0, whole genome shotgun sequence, a genomic segment contains:
- the LOC131076899 gene encoding cytochrome P450 734A1-like: MEWVFWCLKVVCAGLVLFLLKIATTTWWKPLQLKKFFEAQGIRGPPYRLFSGNSADISRMMDEQRGQDFLFWFGPHARLVAPHPELIKEICFTKFGNYTKFFNNPLARQLVGQGLVGLTGEKWTQHRKIINPAFHMDLLKGMVPSIVKSSANMLDGWSKLVLSGASEIEVLKEFHDLTADIIARTAFGSSFTEGKHIFDMQAKQMILTIESLRRVYIPGFRFLPTTKNRQSWHLEKEIRRSLRQVIDAREKTAEMERTGSYGADLLGLMMSESKEQGRINAKSNASLSTEEIIDECKTFYFAGHETTSVLLTWAIILLGIHQEWQERGRREVLEICGKNNYPDADSLSRLKIVGMIINETLRLYPPAVFLMRQACEPTKLGRLSIPAGTQFMIPILAIHHDPALWGNDAKDFNPGRFSEGIAKAAKHPMAFMPFGTGPYICVGQNFALLEAKLVLAMILQKISFGTSPAYTHAPILSITLRPQHGAQAIFRMA; the protein is encoded by the exons ATGGAGTGGGTATTTTGGTGTTTGAAGGTTGTTTGTGCCGGTTTAGTTTTGTTTCTGCTAAAGATTGCAACAACAACATGGTGGAAGCCTCTGCAACTGAAAAAGTTCTTTGaagctcaaggaattagaggccctCCATACAGGCTATTCTCTGGGAATTCTGCAGATATATCCAGAATGATGGATGAGCAGAGAG GCCAGGATTTTCTTTTCTGGTTTGGACCTCATGCCAGGTTGGTTGCACCCCATCCTGAGCTTATTAAGGAAATATGTTTCACTAAATTTGGCAActatacaaagtttttcaataatccCCTTGCAAGACAACTGGTTGGACAGGGACTTGTGGGGTTGACAGGTGAAAAATGGACTCAGCATAGGAAAATCATCAATCCTGCTTTCCATATGGATCTCTTGAAG GGTATGGTTCCATCAATTGTGAAAAGCAGTGCCAATATGTTGGATGGATGGAGTAAATTGGTATTGTCAGGTGCATCAGAAATTGAAGTACTAAAGGAATTCCACGATCTCACAGCAGATATTATTGCCCGCACAGCATTCGGGAGCAGTTTTACAGAGGGAAAGCATATCTTTGATATGCAAGCCAAACAGATGATTCTTACAATTGAATCACTTCGTAGGGTTTATATTCCAGGTTTCAG GTTTCTGCCTACTACAAAGAATAGGCAAAGTTGGCATTTGGAGAAAGAAATAAGAAGATCCTTAAGACAAGTTATAGATGCCAGGGAAAAAACTGCTGAGATGGAAAGAACTGGTAGTTATGGTGCCGATCTGCTTGGTTTAATGATGTCTGAGAGCAAGGAGCAGGGGAGAATCAATGCAAAGAGTAATGCAAGCCTGAGTACAGAGGAAATCATTGATGAATGCAAGACTTTCTACTTTGCCGGCCATGAAACCACTTCAGTACTGTTGACATGGGCTATAATATTGTTGGGCATACATCAAGAATGGCAAGAGCGAGGTCGCAGAGAGGTGCTGGAAATATGTGGAAAAAACAATTATCCAGATGCAGACAGCTTAAGTCGCCTCAAAATT GTGGGAATGATTATAAATGAGACCTTGAGACTTTATCCTCCTGCAGTGTTTCTGATGCGACAGGCATGTGAGCCAACGAAACTTGGAAGGCTATCAATTCCTGCAGGCACTCAATTTATGATTCCGATCCTTGCAATTCACCATGATCCTGCATTGTGGGGAAATGATGCCAAAGATTTCAATCCAGGGCGATTCAGTGAAGGAATTGCAAAGGCTGCAAAGCATCCAATGGCGTTCATGCCTTTTGGAACAGGTCCATATATATGTGTGGGTCAGAATTTTGCCTTGTTGGAAGCAAAATTAGTTTTGGCCATGATTCTGCAAAAAATTTCTTTTGGCACTTCACCTGCTTATACTCATGCTCCTATTCTTTCCATTACTCTGAGACCTCAACATGGAGCTCAGGCCATCTTCCGCATGGCCTAA
- the LOC131076844 gene encoding cytochrome P450 734A1, whose protein sequence is MEWVFWALAALCAGLVLFFLKIATTIWWKPLQLKKSFEAQGISGPPYRLFYGNSTDISRLVQEQTSKPMPLSNDILPRVLPYFHQWTKTYGQDFIFWFGSHLRLVVTHPELIKEICSTKFGKYTKLPGNPLAKQLVGQGLVGLRGEIWAQHRKIVSPAFHMDLLKGMVPTIVKSSASMLDEWSKLVLSGSSEIEVQKEFHDLTADIISRTAFGSSFTEGKHIFDMQTEQMILTTELLRSVYIPGFRFLPTTKNRQRWNVEKEIRKCLKQVIDAKKKTAAMEETGSYGADLLGFMMSESKKQGGVNVKNSASLSTEEIIDECKTFYFAGHDTTSLLLTWSIILLGLNQDWQERGRREVLEVCGRNKYPDADSLSRLKIVGMILYEALRLYPPGALLLRQACEAMKLGRLSIPAGTELFIPILAIHHDPALWGNDVNDFNPGRFSEGIAKAAKHPMAFMPFGIGPTTCLGQNFALLEAKLVLTMILQKFSFVTSPSYTHAPVYSITLRPQYGAQVIFRMS, encoded by the exons ATGGAGTGGGTATTTTGGGCATTAGCGGCTCTTTGTGCTggtttagttttgttttttctCAAGATTGCAACAACGATATGGTGGAAGCCCCTGCAATTGAAAAAGTCGTTTGAAGCCCAAGGAATCAGTGGCCCTCCATACAGGCTATTCTATGGGAATTCTACAGATATATCCAGATTGGTCCAGGAGCAGACATCCAAACCCATGCCACTCTCAAATGACATACTCCCTCGAGTTCTTCCCTATTTTCACCAGTGGACCAAAACCTATG GTCAGGATTTTATCTTCTGGTTTGGATCTCATCTCAGGTTGGTTGTTACCCACCCTGAGCTTATTAAGGAGATATGTTCCACTAAATTTGGCAAATACACAAAGCTTCCAGGTAATCCCCTTGCCAAACAACTAGTTGGGCAGGGCCTTGTGGGATTGAGAGGTGAGATATGGGCTCAGCACAGAAAAATAGTCAGTCCTGCTTTTCATATGGATCTCTTGAAG GGTATGGTCCCAACAATTGTGAAAAGCAGTGCCAGTATGTTGGATGAATGGAGTAAATTGGTATTGTCAGGTTCATCAGAAATTGAAGTGCAAAAGGAGTTCCACGATCTCACAGCAGATATCATATCCCGCACAGCATTTGGGAGCAGTTTTACAGAGGGAAAGCATATATTTGATATGCAAACAGAACAGATGATTCTTACAACTGAATTACTTCGCAGTGTTTATATTCCAGGCTTCAG GTTTCTACCTACTACAAAGAACAGGCAACGTTGGAATGTGGAGAAAGAAATAAGAAAATGCTTAAAACAAGTTATAGATGCCAAGAAAAAGACTGCCGCAATGGAAGAAACTGGTAGCTATGGTGCCGATCTGCTTGGTTTTATGATGTCTGAAAGTAAGAAGCAGGGGGGAGTCAACGTCAAAAATAGTGCAAGCCTGAGTACAGAGGAAATCATTGATGAATGTAAGACTTTCTACTTTGCCGGTCATGATACTACATCACTCTTGTTGACATGGAGTATAATATTGTTGGGCCTAAATCAAGATTGGCAAGAGCGAGGTCGCAGAGAGGTGTTGGAAGTATGTGGGAGAAACAAATATCCAGACGCAGACAGCTTAAGTCGCCTCAAAATT GTGGGAATGATCCTGTATGAGGCCTTGAGACTTTATCCACCTGGAGCGCTTCTATTGCGACAGGCATGTGAAGCAATGAAACTCGGAAGGCTATCAATTCCTGCAGGCACTGAACTTTTTATTCCGATCCTTGCAATCCACCATGATCCTGCTTTGTGGGGAAACGATGTCAATGATTTCAACCCAGGGCGATTTAGTGAAGGAATTGCAAAGGCTGCAAAGCATCCAATGGCATTCATGCCTTTTGGAATAGGCCCAACTACATGTTTGGGTCAGAATTTTGCTTTGTTGGAAGCAAAATTAGTTTTGACCATGATTCTGCAAAAGTTTTCTTTTGTTACTTCACCTTCTTATACTCATGCTCCCGTGTATTCAATTACTCTACGACCTCAATATGGAGCTCAGGTTATCTTCCGCATGAGCTAA